In Calothrix sp. PCC 7507, one DNA window encodes the following:
- the purH gene encoding bifunctional phosphoribosylaminoimidazolecarboxamide formyltransferase/IMP cyclohydrolase has translation MARLALLSVSNKTGIIDLARSLVEEFDFDLISSGGTAQALKDAGLPVTKVADYTGSPEILGGRVKTLHPRIHGGILARRDVPEDITDLENNQIRPIDLVVVNLYPFEETIAKPGVTLLEAVEQIDIGGPAMLRASSKNFAHLAVLCDPAQYEEYLQELRQNNGVASLEFRQRAALKGFSHTASYDQAIASYLSEAQQYTLSGTQLQSLRYGENPHQPATWYQTGTTPTGWAAATKLQGKELSYNNLVDLEAARRIITEFTDTPAATIIKHTNPCGTALGATLVEAYQKAFNADATSAFGGIVALNRPIDAATAQELTKTFLECVIAPDCDPEAQKILAKKSNVRVLTLADLSSGNKDTVKAIAGGFLVQAADDIIADASKWQIATERQPSDDELAELLFAWKVCKHVKSNAIVVTSDRTTLGVGAGQMNRVGSVKIALEQAGERARGAILASDGFFPFDDSVRTAAAAGITAIVQPGGSLRDQDSITAANELGLVMVLTGVRHFLH, from the coding sequence ATGGCGCGTCTAGCCCTGCTGAGTGTATCTAACAAAACTGGTATAATTGACCTAGCCCGTAGCTTGGTTGAAGAATTCGACTTTGATTTAATCAGCAGTGGGGGAACAGCCCAAGCACTCAAAGATGCGGGACTCCCTGTCACCAAGGTTGCGGATTACACAGGTTCACCAGAAATTTTAGGTGGCCGAGTCAAAACCCTACATCCCCGAATTCATGGCGGGATTTTGGCGCGGCGAGATGTTCCCGAAGATATTACAGATTTAGAAAATAACCAAATTCGTCCGATTGATTTAGTGGTGGTGAATTTATATCCTTTTGAGGAAACGATCGCTAAACCAGGAGTAACATTATTAGAAGCCGTTGAACAGATTGATATCGGTGGCCCAGCGATGCTAAGGGCATCATCAAAAAACTTCGCCCATCTCGCTGTATTATGCGATCCAGCGCAGTATGAAGAGTATTTGCAGGAATTACGCCAAAATAACGGCGTAGCATCCCTAGAGTTTCGCCAAAGGGCTGCATTGAAAGGATTTTCGCACACTGCAAGCTATGACCAAGCGATCGCATCTTACCTCTCAGAAGCACAGCAATACACCCTCAGCGGTACACAATTGCAATCTCTGCGTTACGGTGAGAATCCCCACCAACCCGCCACCTGGTATCAAACTGGTACTACTCCAACAGGATGGGCGGCTGCAACTAAATTACAAGGTAAAGAACTCAGCTATAACAACTTAGTTGATTTAGAAGCCGCACGCCGAATTATTACAGAATTCACCGATACACCCGCAGCCACAATTATCAAACACACCAATCCTTGCGGTACTGCATTAGGCGCTACCCTGGTAGAAGCTTACCAAAAGGCTTTCAATGCTGATGCAACTTCTGCCTTTGGTGGTATTGTCGCCCTCAACCGCCCAATTGATGCGGCTACAGCACAAGAGTTAACTAAAACATTTTTAGAATGTGTGATTGCACCTGATTGTGATCCAGAAGCCCAAAAAATCCTGGCTAAGAAATCTAACGTGCGGGTTTTGACTCTAGCCGATTTGAGCAGTGGAAATAAGGATACCGTGAAAGCGATCGCTGGTGGTTTCCTTGTCCAAGCTGCCGATGATATTATCGCTGACGCTAGCAAATGGCAAATAGCCACAGAACGTCAACCCAGCGACGATGAGTTAGCAGAATTGCTGTTTGCTTGGAAGGTTTGCAAACATGTTAAATCTAATGCCATTGTTGTGACAAGCGATCGCACCACCTTAGGTGTTGGTGCTGGGCAAATGAACCGCGTCGGCTCAGTTAAAATTGCCCTAGAACAAGCTGGAGAAAGAGCCAGAGGTGCAATCCTCGCCAGCGATGGATTCTTCCCCTTCGATGACTCAGTCAGAACCGCCGCCGCCGCTGGAATTACCGCCATTGTTCAACCAGGAGGAAGTTTGCGCGATCAAGATTCCATCACAGCTGCTAATGAACTGGGTTTAGTGATGGTATTAACAGGCGTGCGTCACTTTTTGCATTAA
- a CDS encoding serine/threonine-protein kinase, with the protein MQVYCSQQHLNNGSNRFCTHCGEPLPLPVGQIVHNRYRVIRQLGQGGFGRTYLAEDKNQSQQQCVLKEFAPQVQEKQDLQKAKELFEREASVLKKLQHPQIPRFHSSLQEKLGGKDFFFLVQDYIDGDNYYQLLEQRQSQGKAFSEEEVLTLLQNILPVLSYLHSRDVVHRDISPDNLIWRRADNLPVLIDFGGVKQLPASQGLWMTRLGVNHTLLGKKGYAPEEQLRQGKAFFSSDLYSLAVTSLVLLTGKEPQHLYDSYQGLWLWGKEIKVSPKLETVLKKMLAYKPSDRYQNAAQVLKDLPSSATVKSANPYVTKIKTMIAAPGVRRTQAIASKFHSKTQLAVQKIPMPVWLRPFAVSFVGTSVVVVTVAGTWTLVNAALQGISSISLPEISLPKFPESGKPAAKPVSDKGTSRIAQILNRRQQLEIPEGFFIQMADKIFYTKKPELQRRSLTSEPEDAALRDEWYGIAEDLLQKLEQANLSSASRRQLGGYSQRDYDIWRQQAQAGQFGKYTISQLNKDTYAKFDQLFPGQERGKLNQQTYGQIWYAIAADQVSKVQSSNQ; encoded by the coding sequence ATGCAGGTCTATTGCAGTCAACAACATTTAAATAATGGTAGTAACCGTTTTTGTACTCACTGTGGTGAACCATTACCGCTGCCTGTGGGGCAAATTGTGCATAACCGCTACCGAGTTATTCGACAATTAGGACAGGGTGGCTTTGGTCGTACTTACCTGGCGGAAGATAAAAATCAATCCCAGCAACAGTGCGTACTGAAGGAATTTGCGCCCCAAGTACAAGAAAAGCAAGATTTACAAAAAGCTAAGGAGTTGTTTGAGCGAGAAGCGAGTGTGCTAAAAAAACTCCAGCATCCGCAAATTCCCCGGTTTCATTCCTCGCTACAAGAAAAGTTAGGCGGCAAAGATTTTTTCTTTTTGGTACAAGACTATATAGATGGCGATAATTATTACCAATTATTAGAACAGCGTCAAAGTCAGGGAAAAGCTTTTAGTGAAGAGGAAGTACTAACTCTACTGCAAAATATTTTACCGGTTTTATCCTACTTGCATTCGCGAGATGTGGTTCACAGGGACATTTCTCCCGATAATTTGATTTGGCGGCGTGCTGATAATTTACCAGTGTTGATTGATTTTGGTGGGGTGAAGCAGTTACCGGCTTCTCAGGGTTTGTGGATGACTAGATTGGGTGTAAATCACACTTTGTTGGGGAAAAAGGGCTATGCGCCTGAAGAACAGTTACGACAAGGAAAGGCTTTTTTTAGTAGTGATTTATACTCGTTGGCGGTAACGTCTTTGGTATTACTCACGGGTAAAGAACCACAACACCTTTACGATAGCTATCAGGGGCTTTGGCTCTGGGGTAAAGAAATTAAAGTCAGTCCGAAGTTGGAAACTGTGTTGAAAAAGATGTTGGCTTATAAACCGAGCGATCGCTATCAAAATGCTGCTCAAGTTCTCAAAGATTTGCCATCGTCAGCTACAGTCAAATCTGCGAATCCCTATGTCACCAAAATCAAAACTATGATAGCTGCTCCTGGAGTGAGACGTACACAGGCGATCGCTAGTAAATTCCATAGCAAAACCCAATTAGCGGTACAAAAAATCCCTATGCCAGTTTGGCTGCGTCCATTTGCAGTTAGTTTTGTGGGGACAAGTGTCGTTGTTGTAACTGTAGCGGGTACTTGGACGTTGGTAAATGCCGCATTGCAGGGTATTTCTTCAATCTCTTTACCAGAAATTTCTCTACCAAAGTTCCCGGAAAGTGGCAAGCCTGCAGCTAAACCCGTGAGTGACAAAGGCACAAGTCGGATTGCTCAAATTTTAAATCGCCGCCAACAGCTAGAAATTCCCGAAGGATTTTTTATTCAGATGGCAGATAAGATATTTTATACAAAAAAACCAGAATTACAGAGGCGTAGCCTCACTTCTGAACCAGAAGATGCGGCTTTGCGGGATGAATGGTACGGTATAGCTGAAGACTTGTTGCAAAAACTAGAACAGGCTAACCTCAGTAGTGCATCTCGTCGTCAATTAGGAGGCTATAGTCAAAGAGATTATGACATCTGGAGACAACAAGCACAAGCTGGACAGTTCGGTAAATATACAATTAGTCAATTGAACAAAGACACCTACGCAAAATTTGATCAGTTGTTTCCTGGTCAAGAGCGTGGGAAACTGAACCAGCAAACTTACGGTCAAATTTGGTATGCGATCGCCGCCGATCAGGTCAGTAAAGTACAATCTAGCAATCAGTGA
- a CDS encoding manganese catalase family protein has product MFFHKKEPIHSVKIGEANPRFAQLLLEQFGGATGELSAALQYWVQSFHVENPGIKDMLQDIAIEEFGHLEMVGKLIEAHTKNVDQTEAYKSTLFAVKGIGPHFLDSQGSAWSANYLNEGGDVVRDLRANIAAEAGARQTYEALIKLATDSETKETLVHLLTREISHTQMFMKALDSLGKLTDPLFGNIQPDETVALYYNLSTNGNGKDERGPWNSEPTFQYIANPLESHS; this is encoded by the coding sequence ATGTTTTTTCACAAAAAAGAACCCATTCATTCGGTAAAAATTGGTGAGGCTAATCCTCGTTTTGCTCAATTACTACTAGAGCAATTTGGTGGAGCTACTGGTGAACTTTCAGCTGCGCTACAATACTGGGTGCAATCATTTCATGTCGAAAATCCTGGGATTAAAGACATGCTCCAAGACATTGCAATCGAGGAATTTGGGCATTTAGAAATGGTTGGTAAGCTCATCGAAGCCCATACTAAAAATGTAGATCAAACAGAGGCTTACAAAAGTACTTTGTTCGCAGTCAAAGGGATAGGCCCCCACTTTCTCGATAGTCAGGGTAGCGCTTGGAGTGCAAATTACTTGAATGAGGGTGGAGATGTAGTGCGTGATCTGAGAGCTAATATTGCGGCGGAAGCTGGAGCGCGTCAAACTTACGAAGCTTTAATTAAGCTAGCAACTGACTCAGAAACTAAAGAAACTCTGGTGCATCTTTTAACAAGAGAAATTTCTCATACTCAGATGTTTATGAAGGCTCTAGATTCACTGGGTAAGTTAACAGATCCACTATTTGGTAATATTCAGCCTGATGAAACTGTCGCTCTTTATTACAACCTATCTACAAATGGTAATGGTAAAGATGAGCGTGGCCCTTGGAATTCTGAACCAACCTTTCAATACATTGCTAACCCGCTAGAAAGTCATTCCTAA
- a CDS encoding type II toxin-antitoxin system RelE/ParE family toxin has protein sequence MKYRIEVSSVAEAEADNAFLCLSQVTSPTQATQWYAGLLQAIESLVQMPKRCPLARENEYFSQEIRQLLYGRGRNSYRVLFTILEGQEISIVRILHIRHASQHTLGEEMEEPDDAT, from the coding sequence ATGAAATATCGCATCGAAGTTTCCAGTGTCGCGGAGGCTGAAGCAGACAATGCATTTCTGTGTTTATCTCAAGTCACGTCTCCCACCCAGGCAACTCAATGGTACGCAGGACTGTTACAAGCAATAGAATCTTTGGTGCAAATGCCAAAACGTTGCCCCCTGGCAAGAGAGAATGAGTACTTCAGTCAAGAAATTCGACAATTATTGTATGGTCGGGGGCGTAATTCATATCGAGTCCTTTTCACTATTTTGGAGGGTCAAGAGATATCGATAGTTCGCATTCTCCATATCCGGCACGCATCGCAGCACACGCTTGGGGAGGAAATGGAGGAACCTGACGACGCAACCTAA
- a CDS encoding DNA polymerase III subunit delta', protein MTLNPFAPLVGQQQAVELLTQAVRQNRLAPAYLFAGPDGVGRSLAALCFIELLFSEGETRNLTSLHKRLHEGNHPDLFWVQPTYQYQGQRLTAAEATEKGLKRKAPPVIRLEQIREITQFLGRPPMEAPRNVVVLEQAETMAEGAANALLKTLEEPGQATLILMVPTPESILPTLVSRTHRIPFYSLDVSSLTQVLTQAGHQEVLQHPAVLSIAAGSPGQAIASYEQLQTIPEQLLKDVMKVPSSYLHALELAKKIDKELDNEQQLWLVDYLQHSYWQKWHQPGAIKQLEQARKALLCYAQPRLVWECIFLFIYQVPAG, encoded by the coding sequence ATGACGCTTAACCCATTTGCACCACTGGTAGGACAACAGCAAGCCGTAGAGTTACTCACCCAAGCCGTGAGACAAAATCGGCTAGCTCCAGCTTATCTGTTTGCTGGCCCCGATGGTGTGGGACGGAGTTTAGCTGCACTGTGTTTTATTGAATTGCTTTTTTCTGAGGGAGAAACGCGAAATTTAACATCTCTGCATAAACGTCTGCATGAAGGCAACCATCCTGATTTATTCTGGGTGCAACCGACATATCAATATCAAGGACAACGACTAACAGCCGCAGAAGCCACAGAAAAGGGACTGAAGCGCAAAGCACCCCCTGTAATCAGACTAGAGCAAATTCGGGAAATTACGCAATTTCTGGGCCGTCCGCCAATGGAAGCACCTAGAAATGTCGTGGTGTTAGAACAAGCAGAAACAATGGCAGAAGGCGCAGCAAATGCCTTACTCAAAACTTTAGAGGAACCGGGACAGGCGACGCTGATTTTGATGGTGCCTACACCTGAGTCGATATTGCCAACTTTAGTTTCCCGTACTCATCGCATTCCTTTTTATAGCTTAGATGTATCGTCCTTGACTCAGGTACTCACTCAAGCCGGACACCAGGAAGTTTTGCAGCATCCGGCAGTATTAAGTATAGCGGCTGGTAGTCCAGGTCAGGCGATCGCATCTTATGAGCAATTACAAACAATTCCTGAACAATTACTAAAAGACGTGATGAAAGTCCCCTCATCCTATCTCCACGCTCTGGAGTTAGCCAAAAAAATTGATAAAGAATTAGATAATGAGCAACAATTGTGGTTAGTTGATTATCTCCAGCATTCCTATTGGCAAAAGTGGCATCAACCAGGCGCAATCAAGCAGCTGGAACAAGCGCGTAAAGCTTTACTTTGTTATGCTCAACCCCGTCTTGTTTGGGAATGCATATTTTTGTTTATATATCAAGTTCCCGCAGGGTAA
- a CDS encoding type II toxin-antitoxin system Phd/YefM family antitoxin, translating into MINLENIHPLTDFKRNVKQFIEQIKATKSPLVLTVNGKAEIVIQDASSFQEMMRRLESSEAQVQKLKLEALQRDIALGVEQLQNGKFKEYDDESLPSLLQTIKERGRRKLDQKQVP; encoded by the coding sequence ATGATTAACCTCGAAAATATCCACCCGCTGACAGACTTCAAACGCAACGTCAAACAGTTTATCGAGCAAATCAAAGCGACAAAATCCCCACTTGTACTTACTGTTAACGGGAAAGCAGAAATTGTCATTCAAGATGCCAGCAGCTTTCAGGAGATGATGCGACGCTTAGAAAGTTCGGAAGCACAAGTACAAAAACTCAAGTTAGAAGCACTACAGCGCGATATCGCTCTGGGTGTAGAACAGTTACAGAATGGAAAATTTAAAGAATATGATGATGAGTCTTTACCAAGTTTGCTGCAAACCATTAAAGAACGAGGACGACGCAAACTCGACCAAAAACAAGTTCCATGA
- a CDS encoding Uma2 family endonuclease — translation MVQSSNQRLTLEEFLALPQGDITYEFVNGEAVPKYKDNEMSPKFFHGSTTGALFILLSTWAQTKGRVVIEWAIKLTRNQQDWMPVADLTYISHNRLPADWLLDEACPVAPELIIEIISPGQSFGEIAEKATDYLKAGVSLVWVVDTKARTVTVFAPSSLPITYRSHQIITDDLLPELEITPHAIFQQAGLNP, via the coding sequence ATGGTTCAGTCTTCTAATCAACGCCTAACACTAGAAGAATTTCTCGCACTTCCCCAAGGAGATATTACATACGAGTTTGTTAACGGTGAAGCTGTACCCAAGTATAAAGATAATGAAATGTCACCAAAATTTTTTCATGGCTCGACTACTGGTGCTTTATTTATACTATTGTCTACATGGGCACAAACAAAAGGTCGGGTTGTGATTGAATGGGCAATTAAACTAACACGAAATCAACAAGATTGGATGCCTGTAGCAGATCTAACTTATATTTCTCATAACCGTCTTCCTGCTGATTGGCTATTAGATGAAGCTTGCCCTGTCGCACCTGAATTAATCATCGAAATCATTTCACCCGGTCAGAGTTTTGGTGAAATTGCAGAAAAAGCAACTGATTATCTGAAAGCTGGCGTTTCTCTTGTTTGGGTAGTTGATACAAAAGCTAGAACTGTAACTGTGTTTGCGCCATCTTCCTTACCGATTACTTATCGTTCTCATCAAATAATTACTGATGATTTACTACCAGAATTGGAAATTACCCCTCACGCAATATTCCAACAAGCTGGATTAAATCCCTAA
- a CDS encoding serine/threonine-protein kinase — translation MTNYCSQGHENPTGSRFCLSCGEKLLDMPINHTIQPGQTLGDRYVIVRQLGQGGFGRTYLAEDLNRFRELCVLKEFSPQVQTAYVLQKAEELFQREASVLYKLQHPQIPRFREIFRINLGGKEYLFLVQDYVEGQTYSSLFNTRKQQGWRFTEAEVRQLMQQILPVLDYVHSMGVIHRDISPDNLMLRTVDQLPVLIDFGGVKQVVAAVASQYYESGAVTAPPVPTLLGKVGFAPPEQMQTGLVSPHSDLYALAVTVLVLLTGKQPQELIDTHTLTWQWPQEVSISPTLGQILNKMLSPRPSDRYQSARQVLVALAPSPFTNTPTQPPAPAPDTTGTIAVSPPPPPPIPLSPSQTSTWTPTKTIFTVFVAAGVAGLGWWGTNSWIQSRTGGDDTDIIKPTPTASPTNSSAQYSPAEQQRKQRLSDRRQQLGIDSNFFTSLVNQLFWEKNPRLQGRTLSDRPEDEKLREEWDQLAGQLLDKLSTMTTKARQQLGTYTTAERDRWKVEVNQINVGSRSLYDIGDAAFYSTFPEQRGKDFINQPIGQVWYGLVSDKLSAILAGSAFQKIVFEQGTTSKTVSGSLQRGGGKVFIAELSKEQSLTVNLKADSKVLLSIYSPSGKVQFLADSTQRTLSAKLPENGFYEFVVVSTASQPVDYQLSISAENPTPPPTPTPTDTPTPTTTPTPTETPTPTPTDTPTPTDRQ, via the coding sequence ATGACCAATTATTGTTCTCAAGGACACGAAAATCCTACAGGTAGTCGCTTTTGTCTCAGTTGTGGTGAGAAGTTATTGGATATGCCCATAAATCATACTATCCAACCAGGACAAACTTTAGGCGATCGCTATGTGATTGTGCGTCAACTCGGTCAAGGGGGTTTTGGACGCACCTATTTAGCTGAAGACTTGAACCGCTTCCGCGAACTTTGTGTTTTAAAAGAATTCTCTCCCCAAGTTCAAACTGCTTACGTTTTACAAAAAGCCGAAGAACTCTTTCAGCGAGAAGCAAGTGTCCTCTACAAGCTGCAACATCCCCAAATTCCCCGCTTTCGGGAAATTTTCCGCATCAATTTAGGGGGTAAGGAATACTTGTTTTTGGTGCAAGATTATGTAGAAGGACAAACATATAGTTCCTTATTTAATACTCGTAAACAGCAGGGTTGGCGGTTTACAGAGGCGGAAGTCCGTCAGCTGATGCAGCAAATTTTGCCCGTGTTGGATTATGTCCACTCGATGGGGGTAATTCATCGGGATATTTCTCCAGATAACTTGATGCTGCGGACTGTAGACCAATTGCCTGTATTAATCGATTTTGGCGGTGTGAAACAGGTAGTAGCGGCTGTTGCTTCCCAATATTATGAATCTGGTGCAGTCACTGCGCCCCCTGTCCCTACTCTCCTTGGTAAGGTGGGATTTGCGCCCCCGGAACAGATGCAAACTGGTTTGGTGTCTCCCCATAGTGACTTATATGCTTTGGCGGTGACAGTGTTAGTTTTACTGACAGGTAAACAACCGCAAGAATTAATTGATACTCATACCCTAACTTGGCAATGGCCACAAGAAGTTAGCATAAGTCCAACTTTGGGGCAAATATTGAATAAAATGTTATCCCCTAGACCGAGCGATCGCTATCAATCAGCGCGTCAAGTTCTAGTAGCACTCGCCCCATCACCGTTTACCAACACCCCCACACAGCCCCCCGCCCCGGCTCCTGATACCACAGGGACGATCGCCGTCTCTCCCCCGCCTCCACCGCCCATCCCTCTCTCTCCCTCCCAAACCAGCACCTGGACGCCAACAAAAACCATCTTCACGGTGTTTGTAGCAGCTGGTGTTGCTGGCTTAGGTTGGTGGGGAACGAATAGCTGGATACAATCACGCACTGGTGGAGATGACACCGACATAATTAAACCTACACCAACAGCCAGTCCTACTAATTCCTCAGCCCAATATTCGCCAGCAGAACAACAACGCAAACAAAGATTAAGCGATCGCCGTCAACAATTGGGGATTGACTCGAACTTTTTCACTAGCTTAGTCAATCAACTCTTTTGGGAAAAAAATCCTAGGTTGCAAGGACGTACTCTCAGCGATCGACCCGAAGATGAGAAATTGCGAGAAGAATGGGATCAGCTGGCAGGACAATTATTAGACAAGCTGTCAACAATGACGACAAAAGCCCGTCAGCAATTGGGTACTTACACAACAGCCGAACGCGATCGTTGGAAGGTGGAAGTTAACCAAATCAACGTTGGTAGCCGTTCTTTATACGATATAGGGGATGCCGCTTTTTACAGTACTTTCCCTGAACAGCGCGGTAAAGATTTTATCAACCAGCCCATAGGACAGGTTTGGTATGGACTTGTCAGCGATAAACTGAGTGCAATCCTCGCAGGTAGCGCTTTTCAAAAAATTGTTTTTGAACAAGGTACCACCAGCAAAACAGTCAGCGGCTCTCTGCAACGAGGAGGTGGTAAAGTCTTCATTGCCGAATTGAGTAAAGAGCAATCTTTGACAGTAAACCTAAAAGCGGACTCCAAAGTTTTGCTATCAATTTATTCCCCCTCTGGTAAAGTCCAATTTTTGGCAGATTCCACACAGCGGACTCTATCAGCAAAACTACCAGAAAATGGTTTTTATGAGTTTGTTGTCGTCTCTACAGCATCACAACCAGTAGATTATCAACTTAGCATCTCAGCAGAAAATCCTACCCCTCCCCCAACACCCACACCCACAGATACACCAACACCCACAACAACACCAACACCTACCGAAACCCCGACACCCACACCCACAGATACACCAACACCGACAGACCGTCAGTGA
- a CDS encoding carbonic anhydrase, which produces MSQILKEVLSANQAYATNFGEKGNLPLPPDRHFAILTCMDARLDPAKYAGLAEGDAHVIRNAGGRASDDAIRSLVISYKLLGTREWFVIHHSDCGMQLFTDEIIRGLLNNSLETAIVDENGWRDVGKGPGSPEGEYIDWLTFKNLEQSVYEDVKRIRNHPLVPAAIPIYGFIYDVKTGQLIEVSKATEVGQAKVSVTT; this is translated from the coding sequence ATGAGTCAAATTTTAAAAGAAGTTTTGTCAGCCAACCAAGCATACGCTACGAACTTTGGCGAAAAAGGCAACTTACCTTTACCACCCGATCGCCATTTTGCCATTCTAACTTGTATGGATGCTCGTCTTGACCCTGCCAAGTATGCAGGATTGGCAGAAGGTGATGCTCATGTGATTCGTAATGCAGGCGGACGTGCTAGTGACGATGCAATTCGCTCTCTGGTGATTTCCTACAAGCTATTAGGAACCCGTGAATGGTTCGTAATTCACCATAGTGATTGTGGAATGCAACTGTTTACCGATGAAATCATTCGTGGTTTGCTCAACAACAGTCTAGAGACAGCAATAGTTGACGAAAACGGCTGGCGTGATGTTGGCAAAGGGCCCGGTTCTCCAGAAGGAGAATACATAGATTGGCTGACATTTAAAAATCTAGAACAAAGTGTTTACGAAGATGTCAAGCGTATTCGTAACCATCCCCTTGTTCCTGCGGCAATTCCTATTTATGGTTTTATTTATGATGTCAAGACGGGGCAATTGATTGAAGTATCAAAAGCAACAGAAGTGGGTCAAGCAAAGGTTTCTGTGACAACTTAG
- a CDS encoding GlsB/YeaQ/YmgE family stress response membrane protein, which translates to MNLIVWVVLGLLAGAIAKAIYPGYQGGGILSTMILGIVGAFLGGSLFTLLRTGTLQLTAAGAGLSIPGLFVAVIGAIIAIYLWGLLSRRSNA; encoded by the coding sequence ATGAACCTGATTGTTTGGGTGGTATTGGGACTTCTAGCTGGTGCGATCGCTAAGGCTATTTATCCAGGTTATCAAGGTGGTGGAATTCTTTCTACCATGATTTTAGGTATTGTCGGTGCTTTTCTCGGCGGAAGTTTATTTACATTACTACGAACGGGAACTCTACAACTTACGGCCGCTGGTGCTGGTTTAAGTATTCCCGGCCTATTTGTTGCCGTAATCGGTGCAATTATCGCTATTTATCTGTGGGGATTGTTGAGCAGAAGAAGTAATGCTTAG
- a CDS encoding dienelactone hydrolase family protein, whose translation MNDSQDFRQHLLRCLGGEWPEPCPLEPRLEDSIVRQGYRIDKVTYQVELGERIPAYVLIPDGVTAESPAPAIASWHQHNNNWTLGKSEPAGLIGDSTQFTGVALTRLGYVVLCPDALCFEERQDSILRGGDFERFVFLRYLVNGKCLAWKYILDMRRAIDYLSSRSDVNPEAIGCYGHSLGSIFTWLVGPWEPRLKCLVGNCALPTYSAIHRVRRLAGFGIFIPGWNQYGDTPDIAALIAPRPLHLNFGAEDRHSPVLDVRKAMETIEKAYGKYEGEDSFSYFIEEEQGHLLSEQMWERVKSKFLKYLPPNCI comes from the coding sequence ATGAATGACTCACAAGACTTTCGTCAGCATCTGCTGAGATGTTTGGGAGGCGAATGGCCCGAACCTTGTCCCCTCGAACCACGGTTAGAGGACTCAATAGTTCGTCAGGGATATCGAATTGACAAGGTAACATATCAGGTTGAACTGGGAGAGCGCATACCTGCATATGTTCTGATACCTGACGGTGTGACTGCGGAATCTCCTGCTCCAGCGATCGCTTCTTGGCATCAGCATAACAATAATTGGACGCTAGGTAAAAGTGAGCCGGCTGGCTTAATAGGCGACTCGACACAATTCACAGGTGTTGCTCTTACACGCCTAGGGTATGTCGTATTATGTCCAGATGCCCTGTGCTTTGAGGAACGACAGGATTCGATTTTGCGAGGAGGTGATTTTGAGCGCTTTGTTTTCTTGCGCTATCTCGTCAACGGCAAATGCCTGGCGTGGAAATATATACTTGATATGCGTAGAGCGATCGATTATTTGTCTTCCCGGTCTGATGTCAATCCTGAGGCCATAGGCTGCTACGGTCATTCCCTCGGCTCTATTTTTACATGGCTTGTCGGTCCTTGGGAACCACGACTCAAGTGTCTAGTAGGAAACTGCGCCCTTCCAACCTACTCCGCCATTCACAGAGTTCGTCGCCTTGCGGGTTTCGGTATTTTTATTCCCGGTTGGAACCAATACGGAGATACACCAGACATTGCGGCGCTAATTGCGCCTCGTCCTTTACACCTGAATTTTGGTGCTGAAGATAGACACAGTCCGGTTCTTGATGTCAGAAAGGCTATGGAGACTATTGAGAAGGCTTATGGGAAGTATGAGGGTGAAGATAGCTTCAGTTACTTTATTGAGGAGGAGCAAGGGCATCTATTATCTGAGCAGATGTGGGAGCGTGTGAAATCTAAGTTTCTCAAATATTTGCCGCCAAATTGCATTTGA
- a CDS encoding type II toxin-antitoxin system RelE/ParE family toxin: protein MNLYKISQLAEQDLEDIWVYIAQNNQIAADKQIGDILNRLVKL, encoded by the coding sequence ATGAATCTTTACAAAATCTCTCAACTCGCAGAGCAAGATTTGGAAGATATTTGGGTTTATATCGCTCAAAATAATCAAATAGCGGCGGATAAGCAGATTGGTGACATTTTAAATCGTTTGGTGAAACTGTAA